A window of Paenibacillus sp. 19GGS1-52 contains these coding sequences:
- a CDS encoding ABC transporter permease, which yields MNSYLLKRIMVLIPVLIGMTIIVFSIIHAIPGDPAETILGQKATEQSKQALREQLGLDKPWLQQYFNYMGELLHGDLGTSIRTKTPISKEIVPYLAATLELTAASMLFATFVGVNAGILSAWRQNSWFDYTAMIIALIGVSMPIFWLGLMEQLIFALKLHWLPSIGRMDQRNPIETITNLYVLDSLLAGRWDQLWIVIKHLILPSIALGTIPMAIIARMTRSSMLEVMNSDYIRTAKAKGLSQFLVVYKHALKNALIPVLTVVGLQTGALLGGAVLTETIFAWPGVGRYIFEAISSRDYPVIQTGILIIAFIFVFINLLVDLMYAAIDPRINYK from the coding sequence TTGAACTCCTACCTATTAAAAAGAATCATGGTACTAATTCCCGTTCTAATCGGGATGACGATTATCGTCTTCTCTATCATTCATGCCATTCCAGGCGATCCGGCAGAGACGATCCTCGGTCAAAAGGCTACGGAGCAGTCCAAGCAGGCGTTGCGGGAACAACTGGGTCTCGACAAGCCATGGCTGCAACAGTATTTTAACTATATGGGTGAATTACTGCACGGTGATCTTGGGACATCGATTCGTACCAAAACGCCAATCTCCAAAGAAATTGTGCCTTATTTGGCGGCTACTCTTGAACTGACGGCAGCCAGTATGCTGTTTGCCACTTTCGTAGGGGTGAATGCAGGTATTCTGAGTGCCTGGAGGCAAAATTCATGGTTTGACTATACCGCGATGATTATCGCTCTAATTGGAGTGTCCATGCCGATCTTCTGGCTTGGTCTAATGGAACAATTGATATTCGCATTAAAGCTGCATTGGCTGCCTTCTATAGGAAGGATGGACCAGCGTAACCCAATAGAGACTATCACTAACCTCTATGTTCTTGACAGCTTATTGGCGGGACGCTGGGATCAGCTATGGATAGTAATTAAGCATTTGATCCTGCCAAGTATTGCTCTGGGGACCATTCCGATGGCCATTATTGCCCGGATGACACGCTCTAGCATGCTGGAAGTAATGAATTCCGATTATATCCGTACGGCAAAAGCAAAAGGCTTGTCGCAATTCCTGGTTGTGTACAAGCATGCGCTGAAGAATGCGCTGATTCCCGTGCTGACCGTGGTTGGTTTGCAGACGGGTGCGCTGCTTGGTGGCGCTGTGCTGACTGAAACGATCTTTGCTTGGCCGGGCGTGGGACGGTATATATTTGAAGCGATTAGTTCGCGTGACTATCCTGTCATTCAGACGGGTATTCTGATCATTGCGTTTATCTTTGTCTTTATCAATCTGCTTGTGGATCTTATGTATGCCGCTATAGATCCACGCATCAACTACAAGTGA
- a CDS encoding ABC transporter substrate-binding protein, which translates to MKKWSSLSLVVVLSAVLALSGCGGNNNASTEATAGTNTAATTAPESSPEATAQDTLIVGRGGDSASLDPAIVTDGESLKIAHQVFDSLLEYKPGTSEVQASLADSWEVAPDGLTYTFKLHPGVKFHDGTDFDAESVVFNFQRWSDPKSEFKFEGDSFDYFDSMFGPDGSRVIKEVKAVDATTVQFVLNQPQAPFLQNIAMTSFGIASPTAIKEKKENFKNEPVGTGPFVFKEWKRNDSITLDKNANYWKEGLPKLNKVIVRSIPDNSARFNALQNGEIDLMEDLSPDDLSTLEGNTELQKIERPPFNVAYLGFNFKKKPFDNVKVRQALNYAVNKQAIIDAFFAGQATAAVNPMPPSLWGYNDSVKDYDFDLDKAKALLAEAGYPNGLPDTVTLYAMPVSRPYMPDGKKVAEAIQADWEKIGVKTVIESPEWATYLDDTKAGEKDDIFMLGWTGDNGDPDNFLYTLLDKDAIPGNNRAFYANEELHTILINAQKETDQTKRSDLYKQAQVIIKADAPWIPLVHTTPLLAAKANLKGFVPGPTGTEYYSEVYFE; encoded by the coding sequence ATGAAGAAATGGAGTAGTCTTTCACTGGTAGTAGTGTTAAGTGCAGTATTAGCATTAAGCGGTTGCGGAGGGAACAACAACGCAAGCACAGAAGCGACTGCGGGAACAAATACAGCAGCAACTACCGCACCGGAGAGCTCACCTGAGGCAACTGCTCAGGATACATTAATTGTAGGTCGTGGTGGGGATTCCGCTTCACTCGATCCTGCTATCGTTACCGATGGTGAATCTTTGAAGATTGCTCACCAAGTATTCGACTCCCTTTTGGAGTACAAACCAGGCACTTCCGAAGTGCAAGCTTCACTTGCGGATAGCTGGGAAGTTGCTCCTGATGGTTTGACCTACACATTCAAGCTCCATCCAGGTGTGAAGTTCCACGATGGGACAGACTTTGATGCCGAATCTGTAGTATTCAACTTCCAGCGCTGGAGTGACCCGAAAAGTGAATTCAAATTTGAGGGTGATTCCTTTGACTACTTTGATTCCATGTTCGGACCTGATGGTAGCCGTGTCATTAAAGAAGTAAAGGCAGTTGACGCAACTACAGTACAATTTGTTCTTAACCAACCGCAGGCGCCTTTCCTGCAAAACATTGCCATGACTTCTTTTGGTATTGCCAGCCCGACAGCAATTAAAGAGAAGAAAGAGAACTTTAAGAATGAACCCGTAGGAACAGGACCGTTCGTCTTCAAGGAATGGAAACGTAACGATTCCATTACGCTGGACAAGAACGCTAACTACTGGAAAGAAGGACTTCCTAAGCTGAACAAGGTTATCGTGCGTTCCATTCCTGATAACTCGGCTCGCTTTAATGCTTTGCAGAACGGTGAGATCGACCTGATGGAGGATTTGAGTCCGGATGATCTGTCCACTCTCGAAGGAAACACTGAATTGCAAAAAATTGAACGTCCACCGTTCAATGTTGCTTATCTCGGCTTTAACTTCAAGAAGAAACCTTTTGATAACGTTAAAGTAAGACAAGCACTTAATTATGCCGTAAACAAACAAGCTATCATTGATGCTTTCTTTGCAGGACAGGCAACGGCTGCGGTTAACCCAATGCCGCCATCCCTATGGGGCTACAATGACAGCGTGAAGGATTATGATTTTGATCTGGACAAAGCGAAGGCGCTGCTAGCTGAAGCTGGCTACCCTAACGGTTTGCCGGATACTGTAACATTGTACGCAATGCCGGTATCCCGTCCTTATATGCCTGATGGCAAGAAGGTTGCGGAAGCCATTCAAGCAGATTGGGAGAAAATCGGTGTCAAAACCGTTATCGAATCTCCAGAATGGGCAACTTACCTGGATGATACAAAGGCTGGCGAGAAGGATGATATCTTCATGCTCGGCTGGACTGGCGATAATGGCGACCCGGATAACTTCTTGTACACTTTGCTGGATAAGGATGCAATCCCTGGTAACAACCGTGCATTCTATGCCAATGAAGAACTGCATACCATTCTGATTAATGCGCAGAAAGAAACCGATCAAACCAAGCGGTCCGATCTGTATAAGCAAGCACAGGTTATTATCAAAGCGGATGCACCTTGGATTCCATTAGTGCATACTACGCCGCTTCTAGCTGCTAAAGCTAATCTGAAAGGCTTCGTTCCTGGACCAACAGGTACGGAATACTACAGTGAGGTTTACTTCGAATAG